From Phycisphaerales bacterium, a single genomic window includes:
- a CDS encoding ABC transporter permease subunit produces MPIILRWFLRLSIQNPIAVRLVQNGSRRTKHLYMRGIYLAVLIAVLLWLILAMSAGSTLNMRELASNAAGAFTKVAYLQIFLICVLSPVFMGGAIAQEANPRTWEVLLTTPMTAAEIVLGNLLGRLFFILALLTCSMPLFALTQYFGGVPGSAILASYLIAGCTATIVGALAIALSVSRLVGKRAFFVFYVAVISYLGITLAIDAGIRQQNMGMGAYGQGVTPMTALNPFLCLKALLNPSTYPKAGPGTQAGPMAWLLETPVQTFCIGSAVLSVLFIAASTVTVRLGGLAMLGVDSSGIPWWRRLLGLKAKGDMHRAPRGVWHNPIAWREAASRNSTPVKIALRWTFLALGLLFGIGITLAYHFEYLESVGRYQFILLATVWGELAVIALVAINTAATAISKEREDGTLDLLLTTPITASAYLQGKLRGLITYLLPLLAVPLVTLLVAGVYSLTGKLDVAGIGPQGGSAAAVLPEAGILATIAIIPFMAFCTMVGLQWSLKSRGTLSSVVWTVGVVGIVAGIMGVCGWNAAHGLENLGVFLGALSPASLIYTLVDAASAAPQTVRNGGVGGVRVWLFFGCLASAGLHAAICYGIHTNMTRTFDMTVRKLAGGR; encoded by the coding sequence ATGCCGATCATCCTCCGCTGGTTTTTGCGGCTCAGTATTCAGAACCCGATCGCGGTTCGGCTCGTGCAGAACGGGTCGCGCCGGACCAAGCACCTGTACATGCGCGGGATTTACCTGGCGGTGCTGATTGCGGTGCTGCTGTGGCTGATCCTGGCGATGAGCGCGGGCTCGACGCTGAACATGCGGGAGCTGGCGAGCAACGCGGCGGGGGCGTTCACGAAGGTGGCGTACCTGCAGATCTTCCTGATCTGCGTGCTTTCGCCCGTGTTCATGGGTGGGGCGATTGCGCAGGAGGCGAACCCGCGGACGTGGGAGGTGCTGCTGACGACGCCGATGACGGCCGCGGAAATTGTGCTTGGGAACCTGCTGGGGCGGCTGTTTTTCATTCTGGCGCTGCTGACGTGCTCGATGCCGCTGTTCGCGCTGACGCAGTACTTCGGGGGCGTGCCGGGGTCGGCGATCCTGGCGAGCTATTTGATCGCGGGGTGCACGGCGACCATCGTGGGCGCGCTGGCGATCGCGCTGAGCGTGTCACGGCTGGTGGGGAAGCGGGCGTTCTTTGTGTTTTACGTGGCGGTGATTTCGTACCTGGGGATCACGCTCGCGATTGATGCGGGGATCCGGCAGCAGAACATGGGGATGGGGGCGTACGGCCAGGGCGTAACGCCGATGACGGCGCTCAACCCGTTCCTGTGCCTGAAGGCGCTGCTGAACCCGTCGACGTACCCGAAGGCGGGGCCGGGGACGCAGGCGGGGCCGATGGCGTGGCTGCTGGAGACGCCGGTGCAGACCTTCTGCATCGGGTCGGCGGTGCTGAGCGTGCTGTTCATCGCGGCGTCAACGGTGACGGTGCGGCTGGGCGGGCTGGCGATGCTGGGGGTGGACAGCTCGGGCATCCCGTGGTGGCGGCGGCTGCTGGGGCTGAAGGCCAAGGGCGACATGCACCGGGCGCCGCGCGGGGTGTGGCATAATCCGATTGCGTGGCGGGAGGCGGCGAGCCGGAACTCGACGCCGGTGAAGATTGCGCTGCGGTGGACGTTCCTGGCGCTGGGGCTGCTGTTCGGGATCGGGATCACGCTGGCGTACCACTTTGAGTACCTGGAGAGCGTGGGGCGGTACCAGTTCATTCTGCTGGCGACGGTGTGGGGGGAGCTGGCGGTGATCGCGCTGGTGGCGATCAACACTGCGGCGACGGCGATCAGCAAGGAGCGCGAGGACGGGACGCTGGACCTGCTGCTGACGACGCCGATCACGGCGTCGGCTTACCTGCAGGGCAAGCTGCGGGGGCTGATCACGTACCTGCTGCCGCTGCTGGCGGTGCCGCTGGTGACGCTGCTGGTGGCGGGGGTTTATTCGCTGACGGGGAAGCTGGATGTGGCGGGGATCGGGCCGCAGGGCGGGAGCGCGGCGGCGGTGCTGCCGGAGGCGGGGATTCTGGCGACGATCGCGATCATCCCGTTCATGGCGTTCTGCACGATGGTGGGGTTGCAGTGGAGCCTGAAGAGCCGGGGGACGCTGTCGAGCGTGGTGTGGACGGTGGGCGTGGTGGGAATCGTGGCGGGGATCATGGGGGTGTGCGGGTGGAACGCGGCCCACGGGCTGGAGAACCTTGGTGTGTTCCTGGGGGCGCTGAGCCCGGCGAGTTTGATCTACACGCTGGTGGACGCGGCGAGCGCGGCGCCGCAGACGGTGCGGAACGGGGGCGTGGGTGGCGTGCGGGTGTGGCTGTTCTTCGGGTGCCTGGCGAGCGCGGGGCTGCACGCGGCGATCTGCTACGGCATTCACACCAACATGACGCGGACGTTCGACATGACGGTGCGGAAGCTGGCTGGCGGGCGGTAG
- a CDS encoding adenylosuccinate synthase, with protein MTTHSSSQTCSAVVGLQWGDEGKGKAVDILAAQHDAVVRYNGGANAGHSVVVKGERFSLHLIPSGILYPGKLAVIGNGVVVDPWKLVEEVEGLKKRGVDTSGLVCSDRAHAVLPYHKTEDALREDLLKRNAAALAVDERGVSEIGTTRRGIGPAYADKAQRACAIRMGDLLRPEVLREKLDVAVAMKGPALTGLARTLGVNAEELNRDALIQQCTEVGQKLAPLIKETTHLLHAQLGAGKKILFEGANGSLLDVDHGTYPYVTGSTCISSGIGPGTGVPTTRVGRILGIMKAYSTRVGGGPFPTELKDAIGDGIRNRGREFGTTTGRPRRVGWLDLVAVKYAAMINGATGLCLTMLDVLAGVEEIKVCTAYRINGAETTQFPPDAYDLQRVTPVYTTLKGFAQDITKARRLADLPAEARRYIDFIEQSVGVKADMVGVGPDREQTLTS; from the coding sequence ATGACAACGCACTCATCCAGCCAGACCTGCTCCGCCGTCGTTGGCCTCCAGTGGGGGGACGAGGGCAAGGGCAAGGCCGTCGATATTTTGGCCGCGCAGCACGACGCGGTGGTTCGTTACAACGGGGGGGCCAACGCGGGCCACTCGGTGGTGGTGAAGGGGGAGCGGTTCAGCCTCCACCTGATCCCGTCGGGCATCCTGTACCCGGGCAAGCTTGCGGTGATCGGCAACGGGGTGGTTGTCGATCCGTGGAAGCTGGTGGAAGAGGTTGAGGGGCTGAAGAAGCGCGGGGTGGATACTTCGGGGCTGGTGTGCTCGGACCGGGCGCACGCGGTGCTGCCGTATCACAAGACGGAGGATGCGCTGCGCGAGGACCTGTTGAAGCGGAACGCGGCGGCGCTGGCGGTGGATGAGCGGGGCGTGTCGGAGATCGGGACGACCCGGCGGGGGATCGGGCCGGCGTATGCGGACAAGGCGCAGCGGGCGTGCGCGATCCGGATGGGGGACCTGCTGCGGCCGGAGGTGCTGCGGGAGAAGCTGGATGTTGCGGTGGCGATGAAGGGGCCGGCCTTGACGGGGCTGGCGAGGACGCTGGGGGTCAACGCGGAGGAGTTGAACCGCGATGCGTTAATCCAGCAGTGCACGGAGGTCGGGCAGAAGCTGGCGCCGTTGATCAAGGAGACCACGCACCTGCTGCATGCGCAGCTGGGGGCGGGGAAGAAGATTCTGTTCGAGGGGGCGAACGGGTCGCTGCTGGATGTTGATCACGGGACGTATCCGTACGTGACGGGCTCGACGTGCATCTCGTCGGGGATCGGGCCGGGGACGGGCGTGCCGACGACGCGGGTGGGCCGCATCCTGGGGATCATGAAGGCGTACTCGACTCGGGTGGGCGGGGGGCCGTTCCCGACCGAGCTCAAGGACGCGATCGGGGATGGGATCAGGAACCGTGGGCGGGAGTTTGGCACGACGACGGGGCGGCCGCGGCGGGTGGGGTGGCTGGACCTGGTGGCCGTGAAGTACGCGGCGATGATCAACGGGGCGACGGGGCTCTGCCTGACAATGCTGGACGTGCTCGCGGGGGTGGAGGAGATCAAGGTCTGCACGGCGTACCGGATCAACGGTGCGGAGACGACGCAGTTCCCGCCCGACGCGTATGACCTGCAGCGCGTGACGCCGGTGTACACGACGCTGAAGGGGTTCGCGCAGGACATCACAAAGGCCCGCAGGCTGGCGGACCTGCCTGCGGAGGCGCGGCGGTACATCGACTTCATCGAGCAGAGCGTGGGTGTGAAGGCCGACATGGTGGGCGTCGGGCCCGACCGCGAACAAACCCTCACCAGCTGA
- the uppS gene encoding polyprenyl diphosphate synthase → MAVSALAALKARNPKARPETLIPDVHPARIPRHIAFIMDGNGRWARARGLPRELGHQQGAKTVRAVVEACDDIGVEVITLYSFSLENWKRPKAEVDALMQLCIAYLESEEEDLRRNGIRFRVIGRREGLPRPVIDAIDRVTERTALGTRGDLCLAINYSGRAELTDAAKWLAREVAAGRLSPEQIDESKVAGCLYTAGLPDPDLLIRTAGEKRISNYLLWQISYAELHITDVLWPDFGVRELHDAVRDYAARVRRFGAVEEAARVPQPAHHGADHAGVLRGGVLPR, encoded by the coding sequence ATGGCTGTCTCGGCCCTCGCGGCGCTCAAGGCACGGAACCCGAAGGCGCGGCCCGAGACGCTGATCCCTGACGTGCACCCGGCGCGTATCCCGCGGCACATCGCGTTCATCATGGACGGCAATGGGCGGTGGGCCCGGGCGCGAGGCTTGCCGCGGGAGCTGGGGCATCAGCAGGGCGCGAAGACCGTGCGCGCCGTGGTCGAGGCTTGCGACGACATCGGCGTGGAGGTCATCACTCTCTACTCGTTCTCGCTGGAGAACTGGAAGCGTCCGAAGGCCGAGGTTGATGCGTTGATGCAGCTCTGCATCGCGTACCTCGAGTCCGAGGAGGAGGACCTCAGGCGCAACGGCATCCGCTTCCGGGTGATCGGCCGGCGGGAGGGGCTGCCGCGGCCGGTGATCGACGCGATCGATCGCGTGACGGAGCGGACGGCCCTGGGCACGCGGGGGGACCTGTGCCTGGCTATCAACTATTCGGGGCGGGCCGAGCTGACCGACGCGGCGAAGTGGCTGGCCCGCGAGGTGGCCGCGGGGCGGCTATCGCCTGAGCAGATCGACGAATCGAAGGTGGCGGGCTGCCTGTACACGGCGGGCCTGCCGGACCCGGACCTCCTCATCCGCACCGCTGGCGAAAAACGCATCAGCAACTATCTTCTGTGGCAGATCTCCTATGCGGAACTCCACATCACCGACGTCCTCTGGCCCGACTTCGGCGTCCGCGAGCTCCACGACGCCGTCAGGGATTACGCCGCCCGGGTCCGACGATTCGGCGCGGTTGAAGAAGCAGCGCGAGTACCGCAACCGGCTCATCATGGGGCCGATCATGCTGGTGTTCTTCGCGGCGGTGTTCTACCTCGATGA
- a CDS encoding phosphatidate cytidylyltransferase produces the protein MKKQREYRNRLIMGPIMLVFFAAVFYLDELMGGVRLPDFLLPIGRTFNHERFPAGTAIFPVIVAIALFAAREMTAILAGKGIQASKRVMTFAALLGLFITAFVPDEIPGRAGGAGAAGAAIVSFSAAAVLAFSMIFYARNRSVQGIVAAAGGALLAFVYLGLMFGAMVAIRREHTAWLLLWTLITTKSCDIGAYFTGRAIGRHKLIPWLSPGKTWEGLAGGLLFSTLVGYAGIVLLNRTVDLSMPPLWACLVPGFVFGLVGQAGDLMESVFKRDAAIKDSGALVPGMGGVLDVLDSVLLVAPLAYWWLRVGVSYGWLIKTPPL, from the coding sequence TTGAAGAAGCAGCGCGAGTACCGCAACCGGCTCATCATGGGGCCGATCATGCTGGTGTTCTTCGCGGCGGTGTTCTACCTCGATGAGCTGATGGGGGGCGTCCGCCTGCCCGACTTCCTGCTCCCGATCGGGCGCACCTTCAACCACGAGCGGTTCCCCGCGGGCACGGCGATCTTTCCGGTGATCGTCGCGATCGCCCTGTTCGCCGCGCGGGAGATGACCGCGATTCTTGCAGGGAAGGGCATCCAGGCGAGTAAGCGGGTGATGACGTTCGCGGCGCTGCTGGGGCTTTTCATCACCGCGTTTGTGCCGGACGAGATCCCCGGGCGGGCGGGGGGCGCGGGGGCGGCGGGCGCGGCGATCGTCAGCTTCTCGGCCGCGGCGGTGCTGGCGTTCTCGATGATCTTCTACGCCCGCAACCGCTCGGTGCAGGGGATCGTGGCGGCGGCCGGGGGGGCGCTGCTGGCGTTTGTGTACCTGGGGCTGATGTTCGGGGCGATGGTCGCGATCCGGCGTGAGCACACCGCGTGGCTGCTCCTGTGGACGCTCATCACGACGAAGTCGTGCGACATCGGGGCGTACTTCACCGGGCGGGCGATCGGGCGGCACAAGCTCATCCCGTGGCTCAGCCCCGGCAAGACGTGGGAAGGGCTCGCCGGGGGGCTGCTGTTCTCGACGCTGGTGGGCTACGCGGGGATCGTGCTGCTGAATCGGACGGTGGACCTGTCGATGCCGCCGCTCTGGGCGTGCCTCGTGCCCGGGTTTGTGTTCGGGCTGGTGGGGCAGGCGGGCGACCTGATGGAATCGGTCTTCAAGCGGGACGCCGCGATCAAGGACTCGGGGGCCCTGGTGCCGGGCATGGGCGGGGTGCTGGACGTGCTGGACTCGGTCCTGCTCGTGGCCCCGCTCGCCTACTGGTGGCTCCGAGTGGGCGTGAGCTACGGCTGGCTCATCAAAACACCGCCCTTGTAA